One segment of Alnus glutinosa chromosome 2, dhAlnGlut1.1, whole genome shotgun sequence DNA contains the following:
- the LOC133859272 gene encoding uncharacterized protein LOC133859272, with protein MPNWELKSCCKHDQVVFLVTIGVFTVVILALWRTVFLTPFKLITVFLHEASHAVACILTCGRVEGMQVHANEGGVTQTRGGVYWIILPAGYLGSSFWGMVLILASTNILSARIAAGCFALALLVVLFVAKNWTLRGLCIGFIIFLAIIWILQETTKVRILRYVILFIGVMNSLFSVYDIYDDLISRRVHTSDAEKFAEVCPCPCNGVSWGVIWGMISIVFLCGSMYLGLVILS; from the exons ATGCCGAATTGGGAGCTCAAGAGCTGTTGCAAGCACGACCAGGTCGTGTTCTTGGTTACTATCGGTGTCTTCACCGTTGTAATCCTAGCG TTATGGAGGACAGTATTTTTGACACCTTTTAAGCTCATCACCGTGTTCCTGCATGAAGCCAGTCATGCAGTAGCTTGCATACTTACATGTGGCCGG GTGGAGGGGATGCAGGTTCACGCAAATGAGGGTGGGGTAACACAAACCCGTGGTGGGGTATATTGGATTATCTTGCCCGCTGGAT ATCTTGGTTCATCATTTTGGGGAATGGTCTTGATACTCGCATCTACAAATATCCTAAGTGCAAGAATTGCCGCTGGTTGTTTTGCACTTGCTCTGTTGGTTGTGCTCTTTGTTGCTAAAAAT TGGACACTTCGTGGACTTTGTATTG GTTTCATTATTTTCCTCGCTATAATATGGATTCTGCAAGAAACAACAAAAGTCCGTATTCTTCGCTATGTGATTCTCTTCATCG GTGTGATGAACAGTTTGTTTTCAGTTTATG ATATTTATGATGATCTAATATCTCGAAGAGTCCACACCAGCGATGCTGAGAAGTTTGCAGAAGTTTGCCCCTGCCCTTGTAATGGGGTTTCATGGGGTGTAATTTG GGGAATGATATCAATTGTATTTCTTTGTGGATCCATGTATCTTGGACTTGTTATCTTATCTTGA